The Coffea eugenioides isolate CCC68of chromosome 8, Ceug_1.0, whole genome shotgun sequence genome has a segment encoding these proteins:
- the LOC113779795 gene encoding uncharacterized protein LOC113779795 — MDSYRESEDQFFDSKDESDSSSDCSELCSSSGRAEFDFGYEFWNRIPESVIGRRTQFLKWMGVELDWSKGNREEVEDAIGDGFVEGLGRLRDNSGAVLANSDSEDGFSSAKSFLSFQSNESVGSVEEVAVEETHSWKIRNLDDGTEFVADKFGEDGMLSLLREVGSNKTITIEELQRSLGSSSLVQQYFRKMSNAIDLKKKVKKGWLQRLSAITRSTEWAKGVNLKLRKTNSSTGNNTQIVRSHSYRKRSKELSLLQVGQDFPAHKGSILTMKFSPDGQHLASAGEDGVVRVWKVMEDEYPNGINVEDTDSSCIYFSIDEFSKLAPLSFDKEKVAQMKNLRKLSESTCAILPRKVFRILEKPLHEFRGHKGDVLALSWSKNGYLVSSSVDKTARLWLVGLDKCLGVYAHNNYVTCVDFNPVDDNYFISGSIDGKLRIWKVHDFRVADWTDTREIVTAVCYSPDGKGGIVGSMDGNCRFYDVVDNQLQLGAQICLQGKKKSAGKRITGFQFCPADVSKVMVSSADSQVRILSGPNVICKFKGMKNSGSQASASFTSDGNHVVSITEDSNIYLWNYTNQDQTSAEVKNISAHESFLSHNAAIAIPWGGLKTKPGALHGGILENGHFEDDLLPQVPSALPDCFSLGRGFFLDSLYKGSATWPEEKLAKSSPAAVSPSAYKSEFKSLKSALQSVLSSPHLWGLVIVTAGWDGCIKTFLNYGLPIRF; from the exons ATGGATAGTTACAGAGAAAGCGAAGATCAGTTTTTTGATAGCAAAGACGAGTCTGATTCAAGTTCAGATTGCTCCGAATTATGTTCTAGTTCTGGGCGTGCAGAATTTGATTTTGGATATGAGTTTTGGAATAGGATTCCGGAAAGTGTAATTGGACGGCGTACTCAATTTTTGAAGTGGATGGGTGTGGAGTTAGATTGGTCTAAGGGCAATAGGGAAGAAGTAGAGGATGCAATTGGTGATGGTTTTGTAGAAGGCCTTGGCAGGCTGAGGGATAATAGTGGAGCTGTATTGGCAAACTCAGATTCTGAGGATGGGTTTTCATCAGCTAAGTCTTTTCTGTCTTTCCAATCAAATGAAAGTGTGGGATCAGTTGAAGAAGTAGCTGTAGAGGAAACTCATTCTTGGAAGATTAGGAATTTGGATGATGGAACTGAATTTGTAGCTGATAAATTCGGTGAGGATGGCATGCTTAGCCTATTACGTGAAGTTGGTTCTAATAAAACAATTACAATTGAGGAGCTCCAAAGGAGTCTTGGCTCATCATCCTTGGTTCAACAGTATTTCCGCAAAATGTCCAACGCTATTGATCtgaaaaagaaagtgaaaaaggGTTGGCTACAGAGATTAAGCGCTATAACTCGCAGCACAGAGTGGGCAAAGGGAGTTAATTTGAAGCTGCGTAAGACCAATTCAAGTACAGGAAATAATACTCAGATAGTGCGGTCCCATTCATACAGAAAGCGATCAAAAGAATTGTCATTGCTGCAGGTAGGGCAAGATTTTCCTGCACATAAAGGCTCAATCTTGACAATGAAATTCAGTCCTGATGGCCAACATCTGGCTAGTGCTGGGGAAGATGGTGTTGTACGTGTTTGGAAGGTGATGGAGGATGAGTATCCCAATGGAATTAATGTTGAAGATACTGATTCTTCTTGTATATATTTCTCCATAGATGAATTCTCCAAGTTAGCTCCTCTCAGTTTTGACAAGGAGAAGGTTGCTCAGATGAAAAACTTGAGAAAGTTGTCAGAATCTACTTGTGCCATTCTCCCGCGCAAGGTTTTTCGCATTTTGGAGAAACCGCTGCATGAGTTCCGTGGGCACAAGGGTGATGTCTTGGCTCTCTCGTGGTCTAAGAATGGG TATCTTGTATCATCATCTGTTGATAAAACAGCACGTCTGTGGCTAGTGGGACTTGATAAATGCCTTGGAGTTTATGCACATAACAATTATG TGACTTGTGTAGATTTCAATCCAGTTGACGATAATTATTTTATAAGCGGTTCGATTGATGGGAAATTACGCATCTGGAAAGTGCATGATTTTCGAGTTGCTGATTGGACGGATACGAGAGAAATTGTCACAGCTGTCTGTTACTCTCCAGATGGGAAG GGAGGCATTGTGGGCTCCATGGATGGCAATTGTCGTTTTTATGATGTAGTAG ATAATCAGTTGCAGTTAGGTGCTCAAATTTGCTTGCAAGGGAAGAAGAAATCGGCTGGGAAGAGAATAACTGGATTTCAG TTTTGCCCAGCCGATGTTAGCAAAGTAATGGTTAGTTCTGCTGATTCACAAGTTCGAATACTTTCTGGGCCCAACGTCATCTGCAAATTTAAGG GCATGAAAAATTCAGGAAGCCAAGCGTCTGCATCTTTCACATCTGATGGAAACCACGTTGTGTCCATCACAGAGGATTCTAATATCTACCTGTGGAATTACACCAACCAAGATCAGACATCTGCAGAGGTAAAGAACATCTCAGCGCATGAGAGTTTCTTGTCCCACAATGCTGCAATAGCTATACCTTGGGGTGGCTTGAAAACCAAGCCTGGAGCACTACATGGAGGTATCCTAGAAAATGGGCATTTTGAGGATGATTTGCTCCCACAAGTGCCCTCTGCTTTACCTGATTGTTTTTCTTTAGGGCGGGGGTTCTTTTTGGATTCTTTATATAAGGGATCTGCAACGTGGCCGGAAGAGAAACTGGCCAAATCAAGTCCAGCAGCAGTTTCACCTTCAGCATACAAATCCGAGTTCAAGTCTTTGAAGAGTGCTCTGCAGAGTGTGCTGAGCTCCCCTCACTTGTGGGGTCTTGTGATTGTAACAGCAGGTTGGGATGGGTGCATTAAGACATTTCTCAATTATGGGTTGCCAATTCGGTTTTGA